One window of the Nitrospiraceae bacterium genome contains the following:
- the pal gene encoding peptidoglycan-associated lipoprotein Pal encodes MKRFSALVFALFLVIAFAGCAQQKKVSTAPEQPATTQKAVEGEKKVEAPKVETMAVKESAAGSMFSNVLFDFDKYNIRSDAKPTLKSVADWAISNKTAKIVLEGNCDERGTNEYNLALGEKRAKSVRDYLVSLGTSKNMLSTISFGKEKPLCTEKTEGCWQENRRVEFKVAK; translated from the coding sequence ATGAAGAGATTTTCAGCTTTGGTATTTGCTTTATTTTTAGTAATTGCATTTGCAGGTTGTGCGCAGCAGAAGAAAGTTTCAACTGCTCCTGAACAGCCGGCAACAACCCAGAAAGCTGTTGAAGGCGAAAAAAAGGTTGAAGCTCCAAAAGTTGAGACAATGGCTGTAAAAGAGTCTGCCGCAGGTTCCATGTTTAGTAATGTTCTTTTTGATTTCGACAAATACAACATCAGAAGTGATGCAAAACCAACTCTCAAGAGTGTTGCAGACTGGGCAATCAGCAACAAAACAGCAAAGATAGTTCTCGAAGGAAATTGTGACGAGAGAGGCACAAACGAATACAACCTGGCACTTGGAGAAAAGAGAGCAAAGTCAGTGAGAGATTATCTTGTATCACTCGGCACAAGTAAGAACATGCTAAGCACAATAAGCTTTGGCAAAGAGAAACCTCTCTGCACAGAAAAAACAGAAGGGTGCTGGCAGGAGAACAGAAGAGTTGAGTTTAAAGTAGCAAAATAA
- the ybgF gene encoding tol-pal system protein YbgF, translating to MKKIFLLMPLLLIIGCASVSDMSMLRAEINQLKRDIYELQKQASDLKLNKDESFNAMRESGATLRSEVSSVSKDLQTLTGRFDENKYNQDNSLKKMTSEIEVLRAQITALENQIKEMQPKTSSKSGTDTQKNKTEISEEKKADGEETASTETKTTDAKEPKKLYESAYNLYKEKKYKDSRAKFETFLKQHPKDNLAANAQFWIAETLYAEEDYAGAIVEYDALIKKYPKSDKCPGAMLKQGLAFLEMTDKKAAKGIFEQLRTKYPKSKEAGIAKKKLDEINKPSAKKSR from the coding sequence GTGAAAAAGATATTCCTTCTTATGCCGCTTCTGCTCATCATAGGGTGTGCGTCAGTGAGCGATATGTCTATGCTCAGAGCTGAAATTAACCAGCTGAAAAGGGATATCTATGAACTTCAGAAACAGGCCTCTGATCTCAAATTAAACAAAGATGAATCTTTTAATGCAATGAGAGAGAGCGGAGCCACGCTCCGCTCTGAGGTCTCATCCGTATCAAAAGACCTTCAGACCCTTACAGGGAGATTCGACGAAAACAAATATAATCAGGATAATTCTCTCAAGAAAATGACCTCGGAAATAGAAGTATTGCGCGCACAGATCACTGCGCTTGAGAATCAGATAAAAGAGATGCAGCCAAAAACTTCTTCAAAATCAGGTACAGACACCCAAAAAAACAAAACCGAAATATCTGAAGAAAAAAAAGCTGATGGAGAAGAAACAGCTTCAACAGAAACAAAAACCACTGATGCAAAAGAACCTAAGAAACTTTATGAATCAGCATATAACCTCTACAAAGAGAAAAAATATAAAGACTCACGTGCAAAATTCGAAACATTTCTTAAGCAACATCCAAAAGATAATCTTGCGGCAAATGCTCAGTTCTGGATCGCAGAGACGCTTTACGCAGAAGAGGACTATGCAGGAGCAATTGTTGAATATGATGCACTAATAAAAAAATATCCGAAAAGTGACAAGTGTCCCGGCGCAATGCTCAAACAGGGACTGGCATTCCTGGAAATGACAGACAAAAAAGCTGCAAAAGGCATCTTTGAGCAGTTAAGGACAAAATATCCCAAGTCCAAAGAAGCAGGCATTGCAAAGAAAAAACTCGATGAAATAAACAAACCATCAGCAAAGAAAAGCCGCTAG